In a genomic window of Lepisosteus oculatus isolate fLepOcu1 chromosome 5, fLepOcu1.hap2, whole genome shotgun sequence:
- the LOC102691392 gene encoding protein Atg16l2 isoform X2 produces the protein MMADARRAHSAGSAPKRAADSWKRHIARQLKQRDLAQKIMFQDVIRSYMVLLEKFKQKDQITRRLLGSAERCLPDSVSKNSSEMAVVQHEDQVTYLQKIGRELAYEVVDLQKSVRIKDSSLVGQRGRMSELKRRLGAVESECRSLRARVAEVQEGNRALKREYDSLLEQHRRMDETYRREEVRGSELLEDLIKGKELAAESMNSKNERRVQARAATLKKELETAVKKKVNIDIGSGNTQPTKRGALKEEVEEKAEKRPTRSFRMRKRGSSVSSLEEDLCVPVGVCVVARVPAKALHVLDAHELGINAVKFSSSSKLLATGGTDRVIKVWDIKAGRMHSRGTLGGSNEGITSIEFDPTGTKILAASYDNSALFWKLDDCVPKLTLTGHSRKVTAAKFKCSLRQVVTGSADRTVKIWDLHRPACIRTIDVSSYCSDVVCSEYFIVSGHYDKKIRFWDSRASSCTQEVPAQGKVTSLDISLDHRQLLTCSRDESLQVMDLRMNNARMSFRADGFKCGSDSTKAIFSPDGSYVTAGSADGAVYIWNVNSGHLETCLSDMHCSSINAVSWSLSGEFVVSVDKSRRAVLWSDI, from the exons ATGATGGCCGATGCACGGAGAGCCCACTCGGCCGGCAGCGCTCCGAAGAGGGCTGCGGACAGCTGGAAGCGTCACATCGCCCGGCAGCTCAAGCAGCGGGAcctggcccagaagatcatgtTCCAGGATGTCATCCGATCGT ACATGGTGCTGCTGGAGAAATTCAAGCAGAAGGATCAGATCACGCGACGGCTGCTGGGCTCAGCGGAGAG GTGCTTGCCGGACTCAGTTTCTAAAAACTCATCAGAAATGGCTGTTGTCCAGCACGAGGATCAAGTGACATATCTCCAGAAGATTGGCAGAGAG CTGGCCTATGAGGTTGTGGATCTCCAGAAGAGTGTAAGAATAAAAGACTCGTCCCTGGTGGGCCAGCGAGGCAG GATGTCGGAGCTGAAGCGACGTCTGGGAGCTGTGGAGTCGGAGTGCAGGAGCCTGAGGGCGCGAGTCGCCGAGGTGCAGGAGGGAAACCGCGCCTTGAAAAGGGAGTACGATtccctgctggagcagcaccgCAGGATGGACGAGACGTACCGCCGGGAGGAGGTGCGGGGCTCCGAGCTTCTGGAAGACCTCATCAAGGGCAAGGAGCTGGCCGCTGAGAGCATGAACAGCAAGAACGAGAGGAGAGTGCA AGCGAGAGCTGCCACTTTGAAAAAGGAGCTCGAGACAGCAGTAAAGAAGAAAGTCAACATTGACAT tggttctggaaatacgcagcctacgaaAAGAGGAGCTCTAAAGGAGGAAGTGGAAGAAAAAGCGGAGAAGCGACCGACCAGATCCTTTCG AATGAGAAAGCGAGGCAGTTCCGTCAGCAGTCTGGAAGAGGATCTCTGTGTTCCTGTTGGAGTTTGCGTGGTAGCCAGGGTACCTGCTAAAGCACTACATGTCTTG GATGCTCATGAATTAGGAATCAATGCTGTAAAATTCAGCTCCAGTTCCAAGCTGTTGGCTACAGGAGGCACCGACAGAGTCATCAAGGTCTGGGATATAAAAGCAG GCAGGATGCACAGCAGAGGAACACTAGGGGGCAGCAATGAGGGAATTACAAGTATAGAGTTTGACCCAACA GGGACCAAAATTTTAGCTGCATCATACGACAATTCAGCCCTTTTCTGGAAACTGGATGATTGTGTGCCAAAG TTGACCTTGACCGGACATTCGCGCAAAGTGACAGCGGCTAAGTTTAAGTGTAGCCTTCGTCAGGTGGTGACGGGAAGTGCTGACAGAACAGTGAAGATCTGGGATCTACATCGACCTGCCT GCATCAGGACCATAGATGTTTCCTCCTACTGCAGTGATGTGGTGTGTTCAGAGTACTTCATCGTCAGTGGGCACTATGACAAGAAGATCCGCTTCTGGGATAGCAG AGCCTCAAGTTGCACGCAGGAGGTCCCCGCCCAAGGGAAGGTGACGTCTCTTGACATCAGCCTGGACCACAGGCAGCTCCTCACCTGCTCTCGAGACGAGAGCCTCCAGGTGATGGACCTGAGGATGAACAACGCCAGGATGTCCTTCAG GGCTGATGGTTTCAAGTGTGGATCAGACAGCACAAAGGCAATATTTAG TCCTGACGGAAGCTATGTGACAGCTGGATCTGCTGATGGGGCAGTCTACATCTGGAATGTGAATTCAGGACACCTGGAGACCTGCTTATCTGATATGCATTG CTCCTCGATCAACGCTGTGTCCTGGTCTCTGTCAGGGGAGTTTGTTGTGAGTGTGGACAAGAGCAGGCGCGCGGTCCTCTGGAGTGACATATGA
- the LOC102691392 gene encoding protein Atg16l2 isoform X1, with translation MMADARRAHSAGSAPKRAADSWKRHIARQLKQRDLAQKIMFQDVIRSYMVLLEKFKQKDQITRRLLGSAERCLPDSVSKNSSEMAVVQHEDQVTYLQKIGRELAYEVVDLQKSVRIKDSSLVGQRGRMSELKRRLGAVESECRSLRARVAEVQEGNRALKREYDSLLEQHRRMDETYRREEVRGSELLEDLIKGKELAAESMNSKNERRVQARAATLKKELETAVKKKVNIDIGSGNTQPTKRGALKEEVEEKAEKRPTRSFRSASATSPRILESIKELFEMRKRGSSVSSLEEDLCVPVGVCVVARVPAKALHVLDAHELGINAVKFSSSSKLLATGGTDRVIKVWDIKAGRMHSRGTLGGSNEGITSIEFDPTGTKILAASYDNSALFWKLDDCVPKLTLTGHSRKVTAAKFKCSLRQVVTGSADRTVKIWDLHRPACIRTIDVSSYCSDVVCSEYFIVSGHYDKKIRFWDSRASSCTQEVPAQGKVTSLDISLDHRQLLTCSRDESLQVMDLRMNNARMSFRADGFKCGSDSTKAIFSPDGSYVTAGSADGAVYIWNVNSGHLETCLSDMHCSSINAVSWSLSGEFVVSVDKSRRAVLWSDI, from the exons ATGATGGCCGATGCACGGAGAGCCCACTCGGCCGGCAGCGCTCCGAAGAGGGCTGCGGACAGCTGGAAGCGTCACATCGCCCGGCAGCTCAAGCAGCGGGAcctggcccagaagatcatgtTCCAGGATGTCATCCGATCGT ACATGGTGCTGCTGGAGAAATTCAAGCAGAAGGATCAGATCACGCGACGGCTGCTGGGCTCAGCGGAGAG GTGCTTGCCGGACTCAGTTTCTAAAAACTCATCAGAAATGGCTGTTGTCCAGCACGAGGATCAAGTGACATATCTCCAGAAGATTGGCAGAGAG CTGGCCTATGAGGTTGTGGATCTCCAGAAGAGTGTAAGAATAAAAGACTCGTCCCTGGTGGGCCAGCGAGGCAG GATGTCGGAGCTGAAGCGACGTCTGGGAGCTGTGGAGTCGGAGTGCAGGAGCCTGAGGGCGCGAGTCGCCGAGGTGCAGGAGGGAAACCGCGCCTTGAAAAGGGAGTACGATtccctgctggagcagcaccgCAGGATGGACGAGACGTACCGCCGGGAGGAGGTGCGGGGCTCCGAGCTTCTGGAAGACCTCATCAAGGGCAAGGAGCTGGCCGCTGAGAGCATGAACAGCAAGAACGAGAGGAGAGTGCA AGCGAGAGCTGCCACTTTGAAAAAGGAGCTCGAGACAGCAGTAAAGAAGAAAGTCAACATTGACAT tggttctggaaatacgcagcctacgaaAAGAGGAGCTCTAAAGGAGGAAGTGGAAGAAAAAGCGGAGAAGCGACCGACCAGATCCTTTCG ATCTGCCTCTGCCACCTCACCCAGGATCTTAGAGTCCATTAAGGAGCTCTTTGA AATGAGAAAGCGAGGCAGTTCCGTCAGCAGTCTGGAAGAGGATCTCTGTGTTCCTGTTGGAGTTTGCGTGGTAGCCAGGGTACCTGCTAAAGCACTACATGTCTTG GATGCTCATGAATTAGGAATCAATGCTGTAAAATTCAGCTCCAGTTCCAAGCTGTTGGCTACAGGAGGCACCGACAGAGTCATCAAGGTCTGGGATATAAAAGCAG GCAGGATGCACAGCAGAGGAACACTAGGGGGCAGCAATGAGGGAATTACAAGTATAGAGTTTGACCCAACA GGGACCAAAATTTTAGCTGCATCATACGACAATTCAGCCCTTTTCTGGAAACTGGATGATTGTGTGCCAAAG TTGACCTTGACCGGACATTCGCGCAAAGTGACAGCGGCTAAGTTTAAGTGTAGCCTTCGTCAGGTGGTGACGGGAAGTGCTGACAGAACAGTGAAGATCTGGGATCTACATCGACCTGCCT GCATCAGGACCATAGATGTTTCCTCCTACTGCAGTGATGTGGTGTGTTCAGAGTACTTCATCGTCAGTGGGCACTATGACAAGAAGATCCGCTTCTGGGATAGCAG AGCCTCAAGTTGCACGCAGGAGGTCCCCGCCCAAGGGAAGGTGACGTCTCTTGACATCAGCCTGGACCACAGGCAGCTCCTCACCTGCTCTCGAGACGAGAGCCTCCAGGTGATGGACCTGAGGATGAACAACGCCAGGATGTCCTTCAG GGCTGATGGTTTCAAGTGTGGATCAGACAGCACAAAGGCAATATTTAG TCCTGACGGAAGCTATGTGACAGCTGGATCTGCTGATGGGGCAGTCTACATCTGGAATGTGAATTCAGGACACCTGGAGACCTGCTTATCTGATATGCATTG CTCCTCGATCAACGCTGTGTCCTGGTCTCTGTCAGGGGAGTTTGTTGTGAGTGTGGACAAGAGCAGGCGCGCGGTCCTCTGGAGTGACATATGA